From Microcystis aeruginosa NIES-2549, a single genomic window includes:
- a CDS encoding glutathione S-transferase family protein, giving the protein MILLQFSTSHYCRKARLALGYKGIDYQVENLTPGLHILKLSPLTKGLTTVPVLMAADEIIADSTAIFRYLEKVVPFPSFIPAGEKEKNQAWLLEDWLDESIGVATRFVYYDYRAGEGKAIDPSLSSQIIINIVRQQYKITPARVKLAEERLENALKILEYWQNQPYLVADKLSVADIAATALLSPLALIPSYRQKYPWLFARIGEIHQQCREKLPPGLN; this is encoded by the coding sequence ATGATCTTACTTCAATTTAGCACCTCTCATTACTGTCGCAAAGCGCGTTTAGCTCTAGGTTATAAGGGGATTGATTACCAAGTAGAAAATCTCACCCCCGGACTACATATTCTTAAACTCAGTCCCCTAACCAAAGGGTTAACCACTGTCCCCGTTTTAATGGCAGCGGATGAGATTATTGCCGATTCTACTGCCATTTTCAGATATTTAGAAAAGGTGGTTCCTTTCCCCTCTTTTATTCCCGCTGGGGAAAAGGAGAAAAATCAAGCTTGGTTACTAGAGGATTGGTTAGATGAAAGTATTGGAGTAGCGACTAGATTTGTCTATTATGATTATCGCGCTGGAGAGGGAAAAGCGATCGATCCTTCCCTGAGTAGTCAAATAATTATTAATATCGTGCGACAACAATATAAAATCACCCCAGCCAGGGTAAAACTAGCGGAGGAGCGCCTAGAAAATGCCCTCAAAATTCTAGAATATTGGCAAAATCAGCCCTATTTGGTGGCGGATAAATTAAGTGTAGCAGATATTGCCGCCACTGCCCTCCTCAGTCCTCTGGCTCTAATTCCCAGTTATCGTCAAAAATATCCCTGGTTGTTTGCTAGAATCGGGGAAATTCATCAACAGTGTCGAGAAAAATTGCCACCGGGTTTAAATTAA
- a CDS encoding chorismate lyase, producing the protein MTAILRPQEKPPLNRPWYSLSPLWQGDETDVKQGLPHSQLAPPWQILILGDGSPTRHLQLLTGEKTEVDVIDMSPIGDDEDGAPMKISLIPGPRLRRQVWLRTASGQRLAYAASWWSANQVDEYLENRSLPIWESLSRLHTELYRDVQGLYYGHSPELEIAFGEKGGFWGRHYLFWHARQPLTLIYEVFSPYLRKYLGEMRIDQLG; encoded by the coding sequence TTGACTGCTATCCTCCGCCCCCAAGAAAAGCCCCCGCTTAATCGTCCTTGGTACTCCCTGTCCCCTCTCTGGCAAGGAGACGAAACCGATGTTAAACAAGGTTTACCCCATAGCCAACTCGCACCCCCGTGGCAGATTTTAATTCTCGGCGATGGTTCTCCCACCCGTCATTTACAACTTTTAACCGGTGAAAAAACAGAGGTGGATGTGATCGATATGTCCCCCATCGGCGACGATGAGGATGGCGCACCGATGAAAATTAGCCTGATTCCGGGGCCGAGATTGCGTCGTCAAGTCTGGTTACGCACAGCTAGTGGTCAAAGGTTAGCCTATGCCGCCTCTTGGTGGTCTGCCAATCAAGTGGACGAATATCTAGAAAATCGTTCCCTACCGATTTGGGAAAGTCTCTCGCGGCTGCACACGGAATTGTATCGCGATGTGCAGGGACTTTATTACGGTCATTCCCCGGAATTAGAAATAGCTTTTGGGGAAAAAGGAGGATTTTGGGGTCGTCATTACCTATTTTGGCACGCTCGCCAACCCCTTACCCTGATTTACGAGGTTTTTTCTCCCTATCTCCGTAAATACCTCGGCGAAATGAGAATTGATCAATTAGGATAA
- a CDS encoding hydantoinase/oxoprolinase family protein has protein sequence MLKFFIDRGGTFTDIVAIIDQPEIIERLARDAARFLIVPLADQQWIVLYKLLSENPEKYPDAVIQGMKDISGSLDNIEVIKMGTTVATNALLERKGERTVLLITKGFKDALRIGYQNRPDIFARQIILPSLLYEQVIEVAERYDSQGQELIAVNPAQVKADLIPVYQAGIRSCAIVFMHSYRYPDHEKQVAAIAEEIGFTHLAISHQVSPLMKLVSRGDTTVVSAYLSPILRRYVDSISQQLPKTSLLFMKSDGGLVTADKFQGKDSILSGPAGGIVGAVQTSLRAGFSKIISFDMGGTSTDVSHFQGEYERQTDNEIAGVRMRAPMLSIHTVAAGGGSILVYDGYRFRVGPESAGANPGPACYRRGGPLTITDANVLLGKIQAAYFPAIFGQEGNLHLDREIVLTKFQELAATMGGNNSPEMLAAGFIQIAVENMANAIKKISLQKGYDLSDYTLCTFGGAGGQVACLIADTLGMKSIFLHPYAGVLSAYGMGLADLRVIKEKAIEQPLNADLIGQLLTEMNELEVLAGRELAGYNRVRQQVSLKYQGSDATLAVNFSDQMRQDFEREHQRRYGFKQEQKALIVESIAVELIQTMDSPQEAILTRTRPMGELPHILDRVAVFMANKWRETPIYQRSDLEPFDCLAGPAIIIEKISTIVVEPGWMAKLTEKNHLILSKD, from the coding sequence ATGTTAAAATTTTTTATCGATCGAGGGGGAACTTTTACCGATATCGTGGCGATAATCGATCAACCAGAAATTATTGAACGACTAGCTAGAGATGCCGCTAGATTTCTGATTGTTCCCCTTGCCGATCAACAGTGGATTGTTCTCTATAAACTGCTCTCGGAAAATCCCGAAAAATACCCAGATGCAGTCATTCAAGGGATGAAAGATATTAGCGGTTCCCTAGATAACATCGAAGTGATCAAAATGGGAACAACGGTAGCCACCAATGCGCTGTTAGAAAGAAAAGGAGAGCGCACGGTTTTGTTAATCACCAAAGGGTTTAAAGATGCCTTGAGAATTGGCTATCAAAATCGCCCCGATATTTTTGCCCGTCAAATTATTCTTCCTTCTTTATTATACGAACAAGTTATCGAAGTGGCCGAACGCTACGATAGTCAAGGACAAGAATTAATCGCCGTTAATCCTGCCCAAGTTAAAGCCGATTTAATACCAGTTTATCAAGCGGGTATCCGAAGTTGTGCGATTGTTTTTATGCACAGTTATCGTTATCCCGACCACGAAAAACAAGTGGCAGCTATTGCCGAAGAAATCGGCTTTACTCATCTAGCCATTTCCCACCAAGTCAGTCCTTTAATGAAACTGGTATCCCGGGGAGATACCACGGTAGTTTCTGCCTATCTATCGCCAATTTTACGCCGCTATGTTGATAGTATTAGCCAGCAATTACCGAAAACTAGCTTACTATTTATGAAATCCGATGGCGGTTTAGTCACTGCCGATAAATTTCAGGGCAAAGATAGCATTTTATCCGGTCCTGCGGGGGGAATAGTTGGGGCAGTACAAACCAGTTTAAGGGCGGGATTTAGCAAAATTATCAGTTTTGATATGGGAGGAACTAGCACCGATGTTTCTCATTTTCAAGGGGAATACGAGCGGCAAACAGATAACGAAATTGCCGGCGTAAGAATGCGAGCGCCGATGTTAAGTATTCACACCGTGGCCGCTGGTGGGGGTTCAATTTTAGTCTATGATGGTTATCGTTTTCGGGTTGGGCCAGAAAGTGCCGGAGCTAATCCGGGACCTGCCTGTTATCGACGGGGTGGACCCTTAACAATTACCGATGCTAATGTTTTGTTAGGAAAAATTCAAGCCGCCTATTTTCCCGCTATTTTTGGACAAGAGGGAAATTTACACCTAGATAGAGAGATTGTGCTGACAAAGTTTCAAGAATTGGCGGCAACAATGGGGGGTAATAATAGTCCTGAAATGTTGGCTGCGGGGTTTATTCAAATTGCCGTGGAAAATATGGCTAATGCGATTAAAAAAATCTCTCTACAAAAGGGTTATGATCTCAGTGATTATACTCTTTGTACCTTTGGCGGTGCCGGGGGTCAAGTGGCCTGTTTAATTGCCGATACTCTGGGAATGAAAAGTATTTTTCTCCATCCCTACGCCGGGGTTTTAAGTGCCTACGGCATGGGTTTGGCCGATTTGAGGGTAATTAAGGAAAAAGCGATCGAACAGCCCTTAAATGCCGATTTAATCGGGCAGTTACTCACGGAAATGAACGAATTAGAAGTTTTAGCGGGTCGGGAATTAGCGGGTTATAATCGGGTGCGGCAGCAAGTCAGTTTAAAATATCAGGGCAGTGATGCCACTTTAGCGGTTAATTTTAGCGATCAAATGCGTCAGGATTTTGAACGGGAACATCAAAGACGTTATGGGTTTAAACAAGAACAAAAAGCTTTAATTGTTGAGTCGATTGCCGTGGAATTAATCCAGACTATGGACAGTCCCCAAGAAGCAATTTTAACCCGCACCCGTCCGATGGGAGAATTACCTCATATCCTCGATCGAGTAGCGGTTTTTATGGCTAATAAATGGCGGGAAACGCCAATTTATCAGCGTTCAGATCTGGAACCTTTTGATTGTCTGGCAGGACCTGCAATTATTATCGAAAAAATTAGCACGATTGTGGTCGAACCGGGTTGGATGGCCAAATTAACGGAGAAAAATCATTTAATTCTCTCCAAAGATTAA
- a CDS encoding Gfo/Idh/MocA family protein translates to MSTGIAILGVGRWGVHYVRHFSQHPSAQVVAIVDPSPEKLRLCRDQFNLDTNKVILANDWESIRNHPEISAVVVVTPAISHYPLIKDALNLGYHVLAEKPLTLNPQECGELTELAAKKQRILLVDHTYLFHPAVITGQKVLQSGGIGKPLYGYATRTHLGPVRQDVSALWDLAIHDISIFNHWLNSTPVSVQARGTFWLQPNLADLVWLTLIYGDGFQATIHLCWLNPDKQRRLGIVGSEGTLIFNELDSRSPLTRQKGHFERQEAYFIPRGQETESIPIADGEPLKALCEHFLESVATGVDSPVSSGSVGTELVKILQAAELSLARGGEILHLE, encoded by the coding sequence ATGTCCACAGGAATCGCTATCTTAGGGGTAGGACGTTGGGGAGTGCATTACGTCCGTCATTTTTCTCAACATCCCTCAGCACAAGTGGTGGCAATCGTTGATCCTTCCCCTGAAAAACTCCGTCTCTGTCGCGATCAATTTAATCTCGATACTAATAAAGTTATTTTAGCCAATGACTGGGAATCTATTCGCAATCACCCCGAAATCTCGGCCGTAGTAGTCGTTACTCCTGCCATTAGCCATTATCCCCTGATTAAAGATGCTCTTAATTTAGGTTATCACGTCCTCGCCGAAAAACCCTTAACCCTCAATCCCCAAGAATGTGGCGAATTAACGGAATTAGCGGCGAAAAAACAGCGTATTTTATTAGTTGATCATACCTATCTTTTTCATCCCGCCGTTATCACTGGACAAAAAGTCCTGCAATCTGGGGGTATCGGTAAACCTCTTTATGGTTATGCCACTCGTACCCACTTAGGTCCGGTCCGTCAGGATGTGTCCGCTTTGTGGGATCTAGCTATTCACGATATCTCGATTTTTAATCATTGGTTGAATAGTACACCAGTATCGGTACAGGCGAGGGGAACCTTCTGGCTACAACCTAATCTAGCCGATTTAGTCTGGTTAACCCTGATCTATGGCGATGGTTTTCAAGCGACTATTCACCTTTGTTGGTTGAATCCCGATAAACAGCGACGTTTAGGGATAGTTGGCAGCGAAGGGACTTTAATTTTTAATGAATTAGACTCTCGATCGCCTTTAACCCGACAAAAAGGCCATTTTGAGCGTCAGGAAGCCTATTTTATTCCCCGGGGACAGGAGACGGAATCTATCCCTATTGCCGATGGTGAACCCCTAAAAGCATTATGCGAACATTTTTTAGAGTCGGTGGCTACGGGTGTCGATTCTCCTGTATCTTCGGGATCGGTAGGGACGGAATTAGTCAAAATCCTCCAGGCAGCAGAATTATCTCTAGCCAGAGGTGGAGAAATCCTGCACTTAGAATAG
- a CDS encoding type II toxin-antitoxin system PemK/MazF family toxin produces the protein MTSLSINPELPKRGEIWLVNFDPTVGAEIKKLRPAVVISSDSVGKLPIKLIAPITDWKTYFSANFWHVKIEPNSINGLNKASAIDTLQLRGVDLQRFIRKLGSVSEITILEIVAAIATVIEFEI, from the coding sequence GTGACATCATTGAGTATTAACCCTGAGCTGCCAAAACGTGGAGAAATTTGGTTAGTCAACTTCGATCCTACTGTTGGTGCAGAAATCAAAAAATTGCGTCCTGCCGTCGTCATCAGTTCCGATTCAGTAGGAAAGCTTCCTATCAAGCTTATTGCTCCTATTACAGACTGGAAAACATATTTTTCAGCAAATTTCTGGCACGTTAAAATTGAACCTAACAGTATCAATGGATTGAATAAAGCTTCTGCAATTGATACTCTTCAACTAAGGGGGGTGGATTTACAAAGGTTTATTCGTAAATTAGGAAGCGTTTCTGAAATTACAATACTGGAAATTGTAGCCGCCATTGCTACTGTAATCGAATTTGAGATCTAA
- a CDS encoding PIN domain-containing protein, whose amino-acid sequence MFLLDTNIWLERLLGQAQAEVVAELLDTLSPSDMCMTDFTLHSIGVICNRLNQREVFIKFVDDVLIDAGVVLVSIPANQMKRVVEIIDLFRLDFDDAYQYVAAELEKATIVSFDQDFDRTEQRRLTPMQVLKIRN is encoded by the coding sequence GTGTTTCTTCTGGATACGAATATTTGGCTAGAACGCTTATTAGGACAAGCACAGGCGGAGGTTGTTGCGGAGCTACTTGATACGCTCTCACCGTCTGATATGTGTATGACTGATTTTACTTTACATTCTATCGGGGTGATCTGCAATCGGCTGAATCAACGAGAGGTTTTTATCAAATTTGTGGATGACGTTTTGATTGATGCTGGTGTTGTACTGGTCAGTATTCCTGCTAACCAAATGAAGAGAGTCGTAGAAATAATAGATCTCTTTCGCTTGGATTTTGATGATGCTTACCAATATGTTGCTGCCGAGCTTGAAAAAGCTACTATTGTGAGTTTTGATCAAGATTTTGACAGGACAGAGCAAAGACGTTTGACTCCTATGCAAGTGCTTAAAATTAGAAATTAA
- a CDS encoding DUF2281 domain-containing protein → MSTSAKSLEELVRQLSPQLKVEVQTFVESLLSKSNQPIKRKLRQDWAGMLKTDYTSIELQHLAVEWRNG, encoded by the coding sequence ATGAGTACATCAGCAAAATCACTAGAAGAACTGGTGAGACAATTATCGCCCCAGTTAAAGGTTGAAGTACAAACGTTTGTAGAGTCACTTTTAAGTAAATCTAACCAACCTATAAAACGTAAACTCCGTCAAGACTGGGCAGGGATGCTTAAAACCGATTACACATCAATTGAGTTACAGCATCTTGCAGTTGAATGGAGAAATGGCTAG
- a CDS encoding adenine-specific methyltransferase EcoRI family protein has translation MARNATNELLQKAKKSKSDEFYTQLSDIESELQHYKSHFENQVVYCNCDDPRISNFFNYFTSNFNELGLKKIITSCYREQVKNLFNTEEDEKGFFFEYTGTEGEKNKPSSTDLVYFNGDGDFRSSESIELLKQSDIVVTNPPFSLFREYVAQLVKYDKKFLIIGNINAITYKEIFKLIKENKAWLGINLGRGISGFIVPEHYELYGTETRIDNSGNRVISPNNCLWLTNLDNFKRHEDIELTKRYFGNEVQYPKYDNYDGINVNKTQDIPIDYKGYMGVPITFLHKFNPDQFEIIKFRKGNDDKDLSVNGKCPYFRILIKNKRIQTEYIDLTDKER, from the coding sequence ATGGCAAGAAATGCAACAAACGAATTATTACAAAAAGCTAAAAAATCAAAAAGTGACGAGTTTTATACACAGCTTTCAGATATAGAAAGCGAATTACAGCATTATAAAAGTCATTTTGAAAATCAAGTGGTTTATTGCAATTGCGATGACCCCCGAATTAGTAACTTTTTTAATTATTTTACCTCAAATTTTAATGAATTAGGTCTTAAAAAAATAATAACATCTTGTTATAGAGAGCAAGTAAAAAATTTATTTAATACAGAAGAAGATGAAAAAGGGTTTTTCTTTGAATATACAGGTACAGAAGGCGAAAAAAACAAACCAAGTTCAACAGACCTAGTTTACTTTAATGGAGATGGTGATTTTCGTAGTTCGGAAAGCATTGAACTATTAAAGCAGTCCGATATTGTTGTTACCAATCCCCCATTTTCATTATTCAGAGAGTATGTAGCTCAATTGGTTAAATACGATAAAAAGTTTTTGATAATTGGAAATATTAATGCAATAACCTATAAAGAAATTTTCAAACTTATTAAAGAAAACAAGGCGTGGTTAGGAATAAATCTTGGTAGAGGTATTTCAGGTTTTATTGTACCTGAACACTATGAACTATATGGAACAGAAACTCGAATAGATAACTCTGGTAATAGAGTAATCTCACCGAACAATTGTTTATGGCTTACTAATTTAGATAATTTTAAGCGGCACGAAGATATAGAACTCACAAAAAGATATTTTGGCAACGAAGTTCAATATCCAAAATATGACAATTATGATGGAATTAATGTTAATAAAACACAAGATATACCAATAGATTACAAGGGATATATGGGTGTGCCAATAACATTTTTGCATAAATTTAATCCCGACCAATTTGAAATAATTAAATTCAGGAAAGGGAATGATGATAAAGATTTATCAGTAAATGGGAAATGTCCGTATTTTAGAATACTAATAAAGAATAAACGAATACAAACTGAATATATTGATTTAACTGACAAAGAAAGATAA
- a CDS encoding BMC domain-containing protein: MKTKRHPKDSALGLVSTLSFPAIVGTADMMLKSAEVTLVGYEKIGGGHCTAIVRGNIADVRLAVEEGAKTAAQFGQLVSKSVIPRPMPNLEVIFPIGSRLAEIAQSQRGFSKLSNMSIGLLETRGFPAMVGAADAMLKSADVQLASYETIGDGLCTAIIRGSVANVAVAIDAGMREAEKIGELHAVMIIPRLLEDLEHTLPVASYWLETPEPLPMLLPNTVREKQRELVALPELEKTKIPIRRQEMQEKVLEEVIPVEVITDEDGY, encoded by the coding sequence ATGAAAACCAAGCGTCACCCCAAAGATAGTGCCTTGGGTTTAGTCTCTACCCTCAGCTTTCCGGCGATCGTCGGGACGGCGGATATGATGCTAAAATCGGCAGAAGTTACCCTCGTGGGTTACGAAAAAATTGGCGGTGGTCACTGTACGGCGATCGTGCGTGGTAATATTGCCGATGTGCGTTTAGCAGTGGAAGAAGGGGCAAAAACCGCCGCACAGTTCGGACAATTGGTATCTAAATCGGTTATTCCCCGACCGATGCCCAATTTAGAGGTAATTTTCCCAATTGGTAGCCGTTTAGCCGAAATTGCCCAAAGTCAACGGGGTTTCAGCAAACTGAGCAATATGTCCATCGGTCTCTTGGAAACCCGCGGTTTTCCTGCTATGGTGGGGGCAGCTGATGCCATGTTAAAATCCGCCGATGTGCAGTTAGCTTCCTACGAAACAATTGGGGATGGTTTGTGTACGGCCATTATCCGGGGTTCCGTCGCTAATGTGGCCGTGGCCATTGATGCGGGAATGCGGGAAGCGGAGAAAATCGGTGAACTGCACGCGGTGATGATTATTCCCCGTTTATTGGAAGATTTAGAACATACTCTACCGGTGGCCAGCTACTGGTTAGAAACTCCCGAACCTTTACCGATGTTGTTACCCAATACTGTCCGGGAAAAACAACGGGAATTGGTCGCTTTACCAGAATTGGAAAAAACCAAAATACCAATTCGTCGCCAAGAAATGCAGGAAAAAGTGTTAGAAGAAGTGATTCCCGTGGAAGTTATCACCGATGAAGACGGTTATTAA
- a CDS encoding RuBisCO accumulation factor 1: MTEQPRSTDDRISETEATELMRSLLHKEGNWVNWGQKCQKLQKAGYDSQLIFEQTGFQNAQQNLIIVAAQVFESLIKAGADEDLLSYYIGPRSDVLYELRILNQEQRLGAAKLAAEKRIEVAEAHDIAKAIQDFSRLSQIPSEFTRHPGDAIAYQCWKRGKQKRDLAERAKLIAKGLKFAHSDSARQAIESLLQDFTVTPSRSAPLLPVHRLQDEDELARIIPLVGRFPVTVTDIKHTESLSVEEPFRLVTVGDKQTIVPLPGWQAILKAIDPVAILWPSDQLPRSIATRSEEVLLVIDRVLAEWDVNNYYLVEKDNSVFLQWFDSSPDVTILGELVLILRAKNILDEKNITEPWQMDD; the protein is encoded by the coding sequence ATGACAGAACAGCCTCGCAGTACAGATGATCGAATCAGCGAAACGGAAGCGACCGAATTAATGCGCTCGCTGCTTCATAAGGAAGGAAATTGGGTGAATTGGGGGCAAAAATGTCAAAAACTGCAAAAAGCTGGCTACGATTCCCAGTTAATCTTTGAACAAACCGGGTTTCAAAATGCCCAACAAAATTTAATTATTGTCGCTGCCCAAGTTTTTGAGAGTTTAATCAAAGCAGGAGCAGATGAAGATTTATTAAGTTACTACATCGGGCCGCGCAGTGATGTGCTATACGAATTACGGATTCTCAACCAAGAACAAAGATTGGGGGCAGCGAAATTAGCGGCAGAAAAAAGGATTGAGGTGGCTGAAGCACACGATATCGCCAAAGCTATCCAAGATTTTTCCCGTTTATCCCAGATTCCCAGTGAATTTACCCGTCATCCTGGAGATGCGATCGCTTACCAGTGTTGGAAACGGGGCAAACAAAAGCGAGATTTAGCCGAAAGAGCGAAATTAATCGCTAAAGGTTTGAAATTTGCCCATTCTGACTCGGCCAGACAGGCGATCGAGTCCTTACTACAAGATTTTACCGTTACTCCCTCCCGTAGCGCACCGTTGCTACCCGTCCATCGTTTACAGGATGAGGACGAATTAGCCAGAATTATTCCTTTAGTAGGAAGATTTCCGGTGACGGTAACTGATATAAAACACACAGAAAGTTTGAGCGTCGAGGAACCTTTTCGACTGGTAACGGTGGGGGATAAACAAACGATTGTGCCTCTCCCCGGTTGGCAAGCAATTCTCAAGGCGATCGATCCTGTAGCTATTTTATGGCCTAGTGATCAATTACCTCGATCGATTGCCACCAGATCCGAGGAAGTGTTATTAGTAATCGATCGAGTTTTGGCCGAATGGGACGTGAACAATTATTATCTAGTGGAGAAGGATAATTCCGTTTTTTTACAATGGTTTGATAGTTCCCCCGATGTCACCATACTAGGTGAATTAGTCTTGATTTTAAGAGCAAAAAATATCCTCGATGAAAAAAACATCACCGAACCCTGGCAAATGGACGACTAA
- the csaB gene encoding polysaccharide pyruvyl transferase CsaB, whose translation MRAVICGYYGRGNGGDEALLVSLLQMLPSAIKPIVLSNNPRETSQRYGVETCPSRDWWQIFQTLKKADVFIWGGGSLMQDVTSFASPIYYGGLMALAQLLGLKTIAWGQGIGPLNRPFTRWLTKKVLKQCSLVTVRDDASAHLVADWGISPIVAPDPVWALDAQSVKGLSDLPAPRIAVNLRPHPLLTPAKLDKLTRALIDLQISTGAFILLVPFQKSRDLPLCEAVARQLRENYQIISLEDPRQLKGLFRGVEMVIGMRFHSLIMAAAEDCRCFALSYDPKVSRLIAEVPMPGWELDQLPEAVNDISNTWINFYANGEGLTSDRKHFLIDRALIHREILSRLVS comes from the coding sequence ATGCGTGCAGTAATTTGTGGATATTATGGGAGAGGAAACGGAGGAGATGAGGCATTATTAGTGTCTCTATTGCAGATGCTGCCGTCAGCAATTAAACCTATTGTTTTGTCAAATAATCCCAGAGAAACCAGTCAACGTTATGGAGTGGAAACCTGTCCTAGTCGGGATTGGTGGCAAATTTTTCAAACTCTGAAAAAAGCAGATGTATTTATCTGGGGTGGCGGCAGTTTAATGCAGGATGTCACCAGTTTTGCCAGTCCAATTTATTACGGTGGTTTAATGGCTCTTGCTCAATTATTGGGCTTAAAAACTATTGCTTGGGGCCAGGGAATTGGACCATTAAATAGACCTTTTACCCGTTGGTTAACCAAAAAAGTCTTAAAACAATGTAGTTTAGTTACTGTGCGCGATGATGCTTCGGCTCATTTAGTCGCTGATTGGGGTATTAGTCCGATTGTTGCCCCCGATCCAGTATGGGCTTTGGACGCTCAATCAGTCAAGGGATTATCGGATTTACCCGCCCCAAGAATCGCCGTCAATTTACGGCCCCATCCCCTATTAACCCCAGCAAAATTAGATAAATTAACCCGAGCTTTAATCGATTTACAAATCAGTACCGGGGCGTTTATTCTCCTAGTCCCTTTTCAAAAGTCGCGGGATTTGCCCCTCTGTGAAGCTGTAGCCCGTCAATTAAGGGAAAATTATCAAATCATTAGTTTAGAGGATCCAAGACAGTTAAAAGGCTTATTTCGTGGGGTAGAAATGGTGATCGGAATGCGCTTTCATAGTTTGATTATGGCCGCAGCAGAAGATTGTCGTTGTTTTGCCCTTAGTTATGATCCGAAAGTGTCGCGATTAATTGCCGAAGTACCGATGCCGGGTTGGGAATTAGATCAGTTACCAGAGGCAGTTAATGATATTAGTAACACTTGGATTAATTTTTATGCCAATGGAGAGGGATTAACCAGCGATCGCAAACATTTTTTAATAGATCGAGCTTTAATTCATCGAGAAATTTTATCTAGATTGGTGAGCTAA
- a CDS encoding circadian clock KaiB family protein: MSQYLLKLYIMGDSSKSQRAIANIFRICREELSDLYTVEIIDVLEQPQLAEQDKILVTPTLVKQLPPPLQRIIGDMSNTQKVLLGLDVIPKDSHLN; the protein is encoded by the coding sequence ATGAGTCAATATCTTCTCAAACTCTACATTATGGGTGATTCAAGTAAATCCCAGAGGGCGATCGCCAATATTTTTCGTATCTGTCGCGAGGAGTTGTCGGATCTTTATACGGTAGAAATAATTGATGTTCTCGAACAGCCCCAATTAGCGGAACAGGATAAAATTCTCGTAACTCCTACTTTAGTCAAACAACTTCCCCCACCCCTACAAAGAATTATCGGCGATATGTCCAATACCCAAAAGGTTCTCCTCGGTTTGGATGTTATTCCCAAAGACTCCCATCTCAATTAG
- a CDS encoding response regulator — protein MTRDLCRILLIEDEPTTVKLIQRLLLKAPQCSLAKGLTFTLTQAQDLEETAEKLAGEKFDLILLSLEISVPPGLNILVKTRELASDIPIVVQTTSNDEKLVVKAFQLGADGYIQLNNIDSSLLVYQIRVAIERQQYILNLKHQQQEEEFRELEQLIKGVQTSITAKMFGSEAIRQSIPDIFQELVQNYGELLDLALEEQAYKVEHNLSERLRSLADKLGFLKASPRDVVDIHTTTLRQKNQDVTLAKAQAYVSEGRLMVLELMGYLVSFYRKYYIGLSNIKLFNNTQS, from the coding sequence ATGACTAGGGATCTCTGTAGGATTTTATTGATAGAGGACGAACCGACGACTGTTAAATTAATCCAGAGATTGCTGTTAAAGGCCCCCCAATGTTCCCTGGCCAAGGGGTTGACTTTTACCCTCACCCAAGCTCAGGATCTAGAGGAAACTGCCGAAAAACTGGCAGGGGAGAAATTTGATCTTATCCTCTTAAGCTTGGAAATCTCTGTCCCCCCCGGTTTAAATATCTTAGTCAAAACCAGAGAATTAGCCTCTGATATACCGATAGTCGTTCAAACTACTAGCAATGATGAGAAATTAGTCGTTAAAGCCTTTCAACTCGGTGCTGACGGTTATATTCAGTTAAATAATATCGATAGTAGTCTTTTAGTCTATCAAATTCGTGTGGCGATCGAGCGTCAGCAATATATCCTCAATCTTAAACATCAACAACAGGAAGAAGAATTTCGCGAACTGGAACAGTTAATCAAGGGAGTGCAAACTAGCATAACGGCGAAAATGTTCGGTTCTGAGGCAATAAGGCAGAGTATTCCCGATATTTTTCAAGAATTAGTCCAAAATTACGGAGAGTTATTAGATTTAGCTTTAGAAGAACAAGCATACAAAGTGGAACATAATCTATCGGAACGACTGCGAAGCTTGGCCGATAAGTTAGGATTCTTAAAAGCGAGTCCTCGCGATGTGGTCGATATTCATACCACCACCCTACGCCAAAAAAATCAGGATGTCACCCTGGCCAAAGCGCAGGCCTACGTTAGCGAAGGTCGTCTCATGGTCTTGGAATTGATGGGTTATCTCGTCTCTTTCTATCGTAAATACTATATCGGTCTCAGCAACATTAAACTATTCAATAACACGCAATCATGA